Genomic window (Meiothermus sp. QL-1):
GCCCGGTGTTGCAGTGGGTGAGCACCTGGCCTCTGAGCACCCTGGCGCCGTGTTGGGCAATAGCTTGCTCGGTTTCCTCCACCTCGGCCCAGATGGCCCGGGCTTCCCTTAGCGAGGCCTCTAGACTGCCCCAGTGGGGCTTCATGCGGTCCAGGGCGTAAAACAGGTTGACCGCGGTGGGGCGGCTCCGGCGCAGCACGCGGTCGGCTTCTGCAGGGTCTTCGCCGGCAAGGTGGGCCAGCACCATGCCATAGGCGGCCGTAACCCCAATGGCCGGAGCCCCGCGCACCACCATTGCCTTGATGGCCTGGGCAGTTTCCTGGGCGCTTCGGCAGGGCACCCAGACCTCTTCAAAGGGGAGCTTGCGCTGGTCCAGAAGCCAAAAGGTGTTTTGCTCGAAGCGAAAGGGCAGCGCGCGCATGCGGCCAGTCTACTTCAAGGTGCTCAAGCGGCTGCCATCAAAAAGAATCGGTCTTCGTTTAGCCGGGTGGCTGGGCGTCGGGACGCAGCACCGTCGCCATCCTCGGCGGTGAGCCGGGTGGTCGGGTTGAGCACCCCCTTGTAGGCTACGCGCTGCCGGTCCATCGATTACCCAGTGGTCCCAGCAGGCTCCTCGACCACGGTGCCGGCCCACTTTACAAAAGCCACCTCGCGGGGGCTGGAAAGCTCGGGGTGGGCTGCCACCACCCGCACCCCGTAGGTGTAGCTGCCGGGCCGGGCTGGTTGGTAGCTGCCGCTGTAAAGCCAGGCCTCGCCATTCTGGCCGCTGGGCTGCAGGAGAACCACCTCGAGCTCCCCGCTGTGGCGCCGCACCACCAGCTCCACCCGCAGGGTCTCGAGGGGAATACCGTGGGCCTGCACCCAGGCCCGGACCTTCAAGGGGGGGCCTGGGTTGGGGTTTTCCACCCAGATCCGGACCCCCTCCCAGTGCTGCTGCACCTGGGTCTTCCAGGAAGCGATTGCCTTCAAAAGCCGGCCCTCTTCCCCCATCAGGCGGGCCGACCGCTGGGCCAGGGGGGTGTAGAACTTCTGGTGGTACTCGCTCACCATGCGCTGGGCCGAATAGATGGGGCCGCAGGTGCGGATGCTGTCCCGCACCATGGCCAGCCAGCCCGAAGGGGTGCCCACAGCCCCCCGGGCGTAGAAGAGCGGGATCACCTCGTATTGCAGGGTGTCGTAGAAGCTCTGGGCATCGGCGTGGTCCTGGGCCTCCTCGCTCTCGTAGCTGCGCTCATCCCCGATGGCCCAGCCGTTGGTGGTGTTAAAGGCCTCAGCCCACCAGCCGTCCAGCACAGAGAAGTTGAGGGCGCCGTTCAGGGCCGCCTTCATTCCCGAGGTGCCGGAGGCCTCCATGGGGCGGCGGGGGGTGTTGAGCCAGACATCCACCCCCTGCACCAGGGCCCGGGCTAGGCCAATGTCGTAGTTCTCCAGGAGAATCATCCTGTCCTCGAGGCCCAGGCTGCGAATCTTCTCCGCCAGCTTCTTGATGAACTCCTTGCCTGGCTCGTCCTTGGGGTGGGCTTTCCCGGCGAAGACGAACTGCACCGGCAGGGGGCCGTTCATAATGGAGACCAGCCGCTCGGGGTCGGCAAACATCAGGATAGCCCGCTTGTAGGTGGCAAAGCGGCGGGCGAAGCCGATGGTGAGGACCGAGGGGTCGAGCACCTTGGCGGCGGCGCGGACCCGGGCCGGAAGCTCCCCGTTGCGGCGGCGCTGCTCGGCCAGCCGCTCGCGCACCTCCTCGATCAGGCGTGCCCTCAGCCTGTTGCGAACGCGCCAGAGCTCGTCCTCTTCCAGCCTTTCCACCGTCCACTCGGCGGGGTCGTGGAGCCGGGCAGCCCAGGTCTTGGGGAAGGCCCGGGCGTAGAGGGCATGCATCTCGGGGTGCAGAAAGGTGAGGGTGTGGACACCGTTGGTGATGTGGCCAATGGGGACCTCCTCAGGCTCCAGGCCCTTCCAGAGATGCTGGAACATGGCCCGCGAGACCTGGCCGTGCAGGGCCGAGACCCCTCCGGCCGCTCGGGAGGTGTGCAGGGCCAGGTTGGACATGCTGTAGACCGGGCCGTAGCTTTTTTCCTCCCGCCCTAGGGCCAGGAAGGCCTCCTTGCTGATGCCGAGTTTTTCCCACCAGCCCCCCAGGTAGCGCTCCACCAGCTCGAAGGGGAAGGTATCGTGTCCTGCGGGCACCGGGGTGTGGGTGGTGAAGAGGGCCCCAGCGGCGGTGGCCTCCAGGGCCTCGGCGAAGGAGTAGCCGGCCGCCACCTTTTCGCGGATGCGCTCTAGGCCCAAGAAGGCGGCGTGGCCCTCGTTCATATGCCAGACCTCGGGTTCTATTCCCAAAGCCCTCAAAAGCCTTACCCCTCCGATGCCCAGGATCATCTCCTGCTCGATGCGCATCTCCTGGCCAGGGGCATAGAGCCTCGCGGTGAGGGCCTGGTCCTCGGGCCGGTTCTCCGGCAGGCGGGTGCTCATCAGGTAGACCGGGATGGTGCCCACCTCGAGCCGATAGGCGGTTATGTAAACCATGCGCTCGGGGAACTCCACCCCAACCTTTATGGGTTTGCCGTCCTTGAGCACCGGCTGAAGGGGGAGCTCCTCGGCCCGCAACTCCTCGTAGACCTCGCGCTGCTGGCCCTCGGGGGTGAGCTCTTGTCGGAAGTAGCCCTCGTGGTAGAAGAGCCCCACCCCGATTAGGTCGAGCCCCAGGTCGGAGGCCGACTTGATGTGGTCACCAGCCAGGATGCCCAGCCCTCCGGAATAAATGGGCAGCGACTCGTGGAAGCCGTACTCCATGGAGAAGTAGGCCACCCGGGGGGGGCGTTTGGAGCGGCTGCTGCAATATTGCTGGAAGCGGGCCACCGTGGCCTGCACCGCCCCCACATAGGCGGCGTTCTCGGCCAGCGCGGCCAGGCGGGCCGGGTCGGCCTCGAGCAGGGCCCGCACAGGGTTGGCTCGGAAGCGCTTCCAGTGCGAGGGGTTAATGGTCTCGAATAGCTGTTGGGCCTCAGGGTTCCAGCTCCACCACAGGTTGTAGGCCAGCTCGCGCAGGCCCCGGAGGGGCTCGGGCAGGCTGGGCATCACGGTAAGGCGGCCTAGGGGACTCATAACTAAGCTAGGATTCTAGCACCTGGCCGGGAGGGGTGGGTCAGGCCTTATGATGAGCTGATGCATTCTGCCTTAAGAGGGGCCGTGCTGGAGGCCCATCGCCGGATGGAGCGCCACACCGAGGGGGTGAGGGCGAGCTGCCGGAAGGGCTGCGCTTTTTGCTGCCTGGCCTGGGTGGTGGTGGGCCTGGCCGAGGCCGAATACTTGTGGACGCAGCTTCCACCGCACCTGCGCTTGCGCGTAGAGGCCGAGGGGCCGGTTCGTTTGGAGCGGCTGGTCCGGCAGAAAGGGCACCCCCGGTTGCCCACCCGGCACTTCCTGGAGGCCCGCCCCTGCCCCCTGCTCACCGCTGAGGGGGCCTGCGGGGTTTATCCCCACCGGCCCCTGGCCTGCCGGGGGGTGCTCACCGACCTGGACGCGCGTTACTGCGC
Coding sequences:
- the glgP gene encoding alpha-glucan family phosphorylase, with translation MSPLGRLTVMPSLPEPLRGLRELAYNLWWSWNPEAQQLFETINPSHWKRFRANPVRALLEADPARLAALAENAAYVGAVQATVARFQQYCSSRSKRPPRVAYFSMEYGFHESLPIYSGGLGILAGDHIKSASDLGLDLIGVGLFYHEGYFRQELTPEGQQREVYEELRAEELPLQPVLKDGKPIKVGVEFPERMVYITAYRLEVGTIPVYLMSTRLPENRPEDQALTARLYAPGQEMRIEQEMILGIGGVRLLRALGIEPEVWHMNEGHAAFLGLERIREKVAAGYSFAEALEATAAGALFTTHTPVPAGHDTFPFELVERYLGGWWEKLGISKEAFLALGREEKSYGPVYSMSNLALHTSRAAGGVSALHGQVSRAMFQHLWKGLEPEEVPIGHITNGVHTLTFLHPEMHALYARAFPKTWAARLHDPAEWTVERLEEDELWRVRNRLRARLIEEVRERLAEQRRRNGELPARVRAAAKVLDPSVLTIGFARRFATYKRAILMFADPERLVSIMNGPLPVQFVFAGKAHPKDEPGKEFIKKLAEKIRSLGLEDRMILLENYDIGLARALVQGVDVWLNTPRRPMEASGTSGMKAALNGALNFSVLDGWWAEAFNTTNGWAIGDERSYESEEAQDHADAQSFYDTLQYEVIPLFYARGAVGTPSGWLAMVRDSIRTCGPIYSAQRMVSEYHQKFYTPLAQRSARLMGEEGRLLKAIASWKTQVQQHWEGVRIWVENPNPGPPLKVRAWVQAHGIPLETLRVELVVRRHSGELEVVLLQPSGQNGEAWLYSGSYQPARPGSYTYGVRVVAAHPELSSPREVAFVKWAGTVVEEPAGTTG
- a CDS encoding YkgJ family cysteine cluster protein; translated protein: MHSALRGAVLEAHRRMERHTEGVRASCRKGCAFCCLAWVVVGLAEAEYLWTQLPPHLRLRVEAEGPVRLERLVRQKGHPRLPTRHFLEARPCPLLTAEGACGVYPHRPLACRGVLTDLDARYCAPGVVPALRGRARLEYLRQLGPRHGPEHYLRRPWQAAERLARQIWAAEQQIRGFTVVGELVGLLYLAGKPAFQRALALGKRAVRRWLAERGLLGGRWGFWVG